From a region of the Archangium lipolyticum genome:
- a CDS encoding M57 family metalloprotease, protein MRIHIRNLAFHAAFVSMFSLAGCGGEAQQQQQRQLPTWEEFRAQAYQEPDTGIFIINGDEPALNEARLREFYDQMIGNNTRQPLAALYLPGWAYRWSIPAALNLTYCISSASFGGYYSSVVSAMKTAAADWKATGANIKFVHSSSLDSNCDNTTNVVFNVRMVTGQTYLARAFFPGDPRYASEILIDSSSFGNITPWTLTGILRHELGHVLGFRHEHVRPEAGGACAESDSYWRALTAYDSASVMHYPQCNGTNLNGDLKLTPTDAVGVRSYYPVALLAGQGLAAGQSISSSDGRFLLAMQTDGNLVYYWNGHGPLWSTVTGGSQGKSAWMQADGNFVLYTTTSPVLGSALWSSNTYGNQGAYLAIQNDGNLVVYAKDGITPLWNSNTGGH, encoded by the coding sequence ATGCGAATCCATATTCGCAACCTGGCTTTTCATGCTGCTTTCGTATCGATGTTCAGCCTCGCGGGGTGCGGGGGTGAAGCGCAGCAACAACAGCAGCGGCAGCTGCCGACCTGGGAAGAATTCCGCGCGCAAGCCTATCAGGAGCCTGACACGGGAATATTCATCATCAACGGTGACGAGCCCGCCCTGAACGAGGCCCGCCTGCGCGAGTTCTATGACCAGATGATCGGCAACAACACCCGGCAGCCCCTCGCCGCCCTCTACCTCCCCGGGTGGGCCTACAGGTGGAGCATTCCCGCGGCGCTCAACCTCACCTATTGCATCAGCTCGGCCAGTTTCGGCGGTTACTACTCAAGCGTGGTGAGCGCGATGAAAACCGCTGCCGCCGATTGGAAGGCGACCGGCGCGAACATCAAGTTCGTCCACTCCTCGTCGCTGGACTCCAACTGCGACAACACCACCAACGTTGTCTTCAATGTGCGTATGGTGACTGGCCAGACCTACCTGGCCCGCGCTTTCTTTCCGGGCGATCCACGTTACGCCAGCGAGATCCTGATCGACTCCAGTTCCTTTGGAAACATCACCCCCTGGACGCTGACCGGCATCCTGCGGCACGAGCTTGGACACGTGCTCGGCTTCCGCCACGAGCACGTCCGGCCCGAGGCGGGCGGCGCGTGCGCTGAGTCAGACTCCTACTGGCGGGCGCTGACTGCCTATGATTCGGCCTCGGTGATGCACTATCCGCAGTGCAATGGCACGAACCTCAACGGCGATCTCAAGCTGACCCCGACGGATGCCGTCGGCGTCAGGTCGTACTATCCCGTCGCGCTCCTGGCGGGGCAAGGTCTCGCCGCCGGGCAGAGCATCTCGTCGAGCGATGGCCGGTTCTTGCTTGCCATGCAGACCGATGGGAACCTGGTCTATTACTGGAACGGCCACGGCCCCTTGTGGTCGACGGTGACCGGGGGCTCGCAGGGGAAATCGGCCTGGATGCAGGCCGATGGCAACTTCGTTCTCTATACGACGACCTCCCCGGTTCTCGGCAGTGCCCTCTGGTCGAGCAACACCTACGGGAATCAGGGCGCCTATCTGGCCATCCAGAACGATGGCAACCTCGTCGTCTATGCAAAGGACGGCATCACCCCGCTCTGGAACTCGAACACGGGAGGACACTGA
- a CDS encoding alpha/beta fold hydrolase, producing MMNPSFKTPEGQSAFTTVYERALERWPVPVERLFVPTRFGRTHVLVSGPREAPPFFLLHGMTGTSTMWAPNIAALARTHRVYMPEVPGDFGWSEVERPLGSRDDCAAWLGEVMDGLKVESAMVGGQSLGGWLSLNFALKVPARVNALVLIAPAGCFAEVGLQFILHAIPCMFFPYRPVFDWSERWMCAPGNTPPRESSAVFAAGMKHFRSRLQARPGPFPEEELRRLLAPTLLLVGDKEVITSGPALVARARQLVPHVQAELVPNAGHLLSGEQPEHVNARVVRFLEDLARPSQAA from the coding sequence ATGATGAATCCCTCCTTCAAGACTCCGGAAGGGCAGAGCGCTTTCACGACCGTCTACGAGAGGGCCCTGGAGCGCTGGCCCGTCCCCGTCGAGAGGCTCTTCGTGCCCACGCGTTTCGGGCGGACGCACGTGCTCGTGAGTGGGCCTCGCGAGGCACCTCCCTTCTTCCTGCTGCACGGGATGACGGGGACCTCGACCATGTGGGCCCCCAACATCGCCGCGCTCGCCCGGACGCATCGGGTCTACATGCCCGAGGTGCCGGGGGACTTCGGTTGGAGCGAGGTGGAGCGGCCGTTGGGGAGTCGTGACGATTGCGCCGCCTGGCTCGGGGAGGTGATGGACGGGTTGAAGGTGGAGTCGGCCATGGTGGGCGGGCAGTCGCTGGGAGGCTGGCTGAGCCTCAACTTCGCGCTGAAGGTGCCCGCGCGCGTGAATGCGCTGGTGCTGATCGCGCCCGCGGGCTGCTTCGCGGAGGTGGGGCTTCAGTTCATCCTCCACGCCATCCCGTGCATGTTCTTCCCGTACCGCCCCGTCTTCGACTGGTCCGAGCGGTGGATGTGCGCCCCGGGGAACACCCCGCCTCGGGAATCCTCGGCCGTGTTCGCGGCGGGTATGAAGCATTTCCGTTCGCGGTTGCAGGCGCGGCCGGGTCCCTTCCCGGAGGAGGAGCTCCGGCGGCTGCTCGCGCCCACGCTGCTGCTGGTGGGTGACAAGGAGGTCATCACCAGCGGCCCGGCCCTGGTGGCGCGTGCGCGGCAACTCGTCCCCCACGTCCAGGCCGAGCTCGTCCCCAATGCCGGCCACCTGTTGTCCGGCGAGCAGCCCGAGCACGTCAACGCCCGCGTCGTGCGTTTCCTGGAGGACCTGGCACGTCCTTCCCAGGCCGCATGA
- a CDS encoding RICIN domain-containing protein produces MPHFDPPSATTLPEVGSLVSVINLDDEPVVCFTTDGTAPDWNGGDCPNRLDANRQIAVPHCGFNVIRIAWSTGTDEASYVVESEDCKASCDPVLPWSNGELVRAFALWQDEIKCKMNGCENPAATGNWSAQCDTGSVAWNVSLDGLRAVSTFTFDACAHAVTLDVEEDGTTVARTFNLVVDGQLLQDTDFSGNGNEGGSVTVSGDFIGTVTSRIVIKNKKRGGGSFEAACSADPLEGMECAPSGSKIAYDFPDWSCHGGICPVSAVAGCERSDVDSDTIVDADDNCPEHPNTAQADVDGDGIGDACDDAPGFVVIRFKTKNRCLLADDDKVQSTSTCEPADPLQQWQMFPDGDDAFGFRNLANGECLSQSGILAGPWTVVTDPCDGSDEQRWMLERHDQGGFDEHFPIRLHNVANNFCAYTDFTGNVFGTAANCGLWGTESNQKVGLYYGGAFDTPPYQP; encoded by the coding sequence ATGCCGCACTTCGATCCCCCCAGCGCCACCACCCTCCCCGAGGTGGGCTCGCTCGTCTCAGTCATCAACCTCGACGACGAGCCGGTGGTCTGTTTCACGACCGACGGCACGGCCCCGGACTGGAACGGGGGCGACTGCCCGAACCGGCTCGACGCGAACCGCCAGATCGCGGTGCCCCACTGCGGGTTCAACGTCATCCGCATCGCGTGGTCGACGGGCACGGACGAGGCCAGCTACGTGGTCGAGAGCGAGGACTGCAAGGCAAGCTGCGACCCGGTGCTGCCCTGGTCCAACGGAGAGCTGGTGCGCGCCTTCGCTCTCTGGCAGGACGAGATCAAGTGCAAGATGAACGGGTGCGAGAACCCGGCGGCCACCGGCAATTGGTCGGCGCAGTGCGACACCGGGAGCGTCGCCTGGAACGTGAGCCTCGATGGCCTGCGCGCGGTCAGCACGTTCACCTTCGACGCCTGCGCTCACGCCGTCACCCTCGACGTCGAGGAGGACGGAACGACGGTCGCGCGGACGTTCAACCTCGTGGTCGACGGCCAGCTGCTCCAGGACACCGACTTCAGCGGCAACGGTAACGAGGGCGGGTCCGTCACGGTGTCAGGCGATTTCATCGGCACGGTGACCTCGCGCATCGTGATCAAGAACAAGAAGCGCGGCGGCGGCAGCTTCGAGGCGGCATGCTCGGCAGATCCTCTGGAAGGGATGGAGTGCGCACCGTCGGGCTCGAAGATCGCCTACGACTTCCCGGACTGGAGCTGCCACGGCGGTATCTGCCCAGTCTCCGCCGTGGCCGGCTGCGAGAGGTCCGACGTCGACAGTGACACCATCGTCGATGCTGACGACAACTGCCCCGAGCATCCGAACACCGCTCAGGCCGACGTCGATGGCGACGGCATCGGCGATGCCTGCGACGACGCCCCGGGTTTCGTCGTCATTCGCTTCAAGACGAAGAACCGTTGCCTGCTCGCCGACGACGACAAGGTCCAATCGACGAGCACGTGCGAGCCCGCCGACCCGCTCCAGCAGTGGCAGATGTTCCCCGACGGCGACGACGCCTTCGGGTTCCGCAACCTCGCGAACGGCGAGTGCCTGAGCCAGTCCGGCATCCTCGCCGGCCCCTGGACCGTCGTCACCGACCCGTGCGACGGCAGCGACGAGCAGCGCTGGATGCTCGAGAGGCACGACCAGGGCGGCTTCGACGAGCATTTCCCCATCCGTCTGCACAACGTCGCCAACAACTTCTGCGCGTACACCGATTTCACGGGGAACGTGTTCGGCACGGCCGCCAACTGCGGGCTGTGGGGGACCGAGTCGAACCAGAAGGTCGGGTTGTACTACGGAGGCGCGTTCGACACGCCGCCGTACCAGCCGTGA
- a CDS encoding cellulase family glycosylhydrolase — protein MSLHLSLWFKRAFRICVAMLILPVAAFAQTLPPASQVAGQITIGWNLGNTLEAICGETAWGNPTVTQQFINSVKAAGFNAVRIPAAWDCHADQSTLTIDPAWMARVKEVVDYAYGQGMYVVLNIHWDGGWLEEHPLYSHQQAVNQKQRAYWTQIANTFKNYNERLLFAGTNEVHADYGTPTTEHITVQQSYLQTFVDAVRATGGNNASRTLVVQTYNTNSWHGLDYFFLPSDTIANRLIVEVHHYDPYDYTLNTNNICSYWGAPYPSQGTCAWAQEAYHDDLFARVKAKWIDQGVPVIIGEYGVATRPNLNLESRQYYLEYVNRAAAANGIKTFYWDNGVNPGQTNGFALFNRNNGAVVDQGALDAIRRGAGTGNPNSFMLTVTKSGAGSGTVTSSPSGIDCGSTCSASYSSGTSVTLSAAAASGSTFAGWSGACSGTGTCTVSMTAARSVTATFNTSGSGTACSNPITFSGNTGNFNTTGAVCYRTNANINGWGCHNFDGRTITVGGQARTCSQMPLTRSSDGYYYFAVSGGTYPWAGLYTW, from the coding sequence ATGAGTCTGCACTTGTCTCTGTGGTTCAAGCGTGCTTTCCGCATCTGTGTGGCCATGCTTATCCTGCCAGTGGCCGCATTCGCCCAGACGCTTCCGCCGGCGTCGCAGGTGGCCGGCCAGATCACCATCGGCTGGAACCTCGGGAATACGCTCGAGGCCATCTGCGGTGAAACCGCGTGGGGTAACCCGACCGTCACCCAGCAGTTCATCAACAGCGTAAAGGCCGCTGGGTTCAATGCCGTGCGCATTCCCGCTGCCTGGGATTGCCACGCTGATCAGAGCACGCTCACGATCGATCCGGCATGGATGGCTCGCGTGAAGGAGGTGGTGGACTACGCCTACGGTCAGGGGATGTATGTGGTCCTCAACATCCACTGGGATGGTGGCTGGCTCGAGGAACACCCGTTGTATTCGCATCAGCAGGCCGTCAACCAGAAACAGCGCGCCTACTGGACGCAGATCGCCAACACCTTCAAGAACTACAACGAGCGCCTGCTGTTCGCCGGCACCAACGAGGTACATGCCGACTACGGCACGCCGACGACCGAGCACATCACCGTGCAGCAGTCGTACCTCCAGACCTTCGTCGACGCCGTGCGCGCGACGGGCGGGAACAACGCATCACGGACACTCGTGGTGCAGACCTACAATACGAACAGCTGGCACGGCCTCGATTACTTCTTTCTGCCGTCGGACACGATCGCGAACCGGCTGATCGTCGAAGTGCATCACTACGATCCCTACGACTACACGCTGAACACAAACAACATCTGCTCGTACTGGGGCGCACCCTATCCGTCGCAGGGCACATGCGCCTGGGCTCAGGAGGCCTACCATGACGACCTGTTCGCACGCGTGAAGGCGAAGTGGATCGACCAGGGTGTCCCGGTGATCATCGGCGAGTACGGCGTGGCTACGCGTCCGAACCTCAACCTGGAATCGCGGCAGTACTACCTCGAATACGTCAATCGCGCCGCGGCTGCCAATGGCATCAAGACCTTCTACTGGGACAACGGCGTCAACCCCGGTCAGACCAACGGCTTCGCATTGTTCAACCGGAACAACGGAGCCGTCGTCGATCAAGGCGCTCTGGATGCCATACGACGAGGCGCCGGTACCGGCAATCCGAACAGTTTCATGCTCACGGTCACGAAGTCGGGCGCGGGCAGCGGCACGGTGACGTCGTCGCCGTCGGGGATTGATTGTGGAAGCACGTGCAGCGCGAGCTATTCGAGCGGCACGTCCGTGACCCTCTCCGCCGCTGCGGCGAGCGGCTCGACATTCGCCGGCTGGAGCGGTGCGTGCAGTGGCACAGGAACCTGCACGGTGTCGATGACGGCCGCGCGTTCGGTCACTGCGACGTTCAACACGAGCGGAAGCGGCACGGCGTGTTCCAACCCCATTACGTTTTCAGGCAACACAGGCAACTTCAACACGACCGGCGCTGTGTGTTATCGGACCAACGCCAACATCAACGGTTGGGGTTGCCACAACTTCGACGGCCGGACGATCACCGTAGGTGGGCAGGCGCGGACCTGTAGCCAAATGCCTCTGACGCGCTCGTCCGACGGTTACTACTACTTCGCCGTGTCGGGTGGGACGTATCCGTGGGCGGGCTTGTACACGTGGTAG
- a CDS encoding DNA/RNA non-specific endonuclease: MRTLNKLAVAAVSGLLIGGCGVTDMDLGGEGVASQIERDFGGPSGLMDFFESHTEEEIRKAMEPYGVGYVIRGDVTAELISDCPKFFPSGDRNIWHSFDGEYFFIDSAGRPNRAYKYMPAIIAAPRIDSCQTNVGQWGDAENPSNDYDGGHLIGSQLGGWGGRANLVPQDTNFNRGNWLQLENKMAKCGSLPSGRLRYYIGANYPNSTTLIPNNMTMEITNQSTGSSVFMSFSNVDYGGSNGTNDRTRGVNWLSSQGCN, from the coding sequence ATGCGCACCCTGAACAAGCTCGCAGTCGCGGCGGTATCTGGCCTGTTGATCGGTGGTTGCGGAGTCACGGACATGGACCTGGGCGGCGAAGGCGTCGCCAGCCAGATCGAACGGGACTTCGGTGGCCCGAGCGGCCTCATGGATTTCTTCGAGAGCCACACGGAGGAGGAGATCCGGAAGGCGATGGAGCCCTACGGCGTCGGGTACGTCATCCGCGGGGACGTCACCGCGGAACTGATCAGCGACTGCCCGAAGTTCTTCCCGTCGGGCGACAGGAACATCTGGCACAGCTTCGACGGCGAGTACTTCTTCATCGACAGCGCGGGCCGGCCAAACCGGGCGTACAAGTACATGCCGGCGATCATCGCCGCGCCGCGCATCGACTCCTGTCAGACGAACGTGGGGCAGTGGGGCGACGCGGAAAACCCCAGCAACGACTATGACGGGGGACACCTCATCGGCTCGCAGCTCGGGGGCTGGGGAGGCCGGGCGAACCTGGTGCCTCAGGATACCAACTTCAACCGTGGCAACTGGTTGCAGCTCGAGAACAAGATGGCCAAGTGCGGGAGCCTGCCGAGCGGCCGGCTGCGTTACTACATCGGTGCGAACTACCCGAACTCCACCACGCTCATCCCCAACAACATGACGATGGAGATCACCAACCAGTCCACGGGGAGCAGCGTGTTCATGTCTTTCTCGAACGTGGACTACGGCGGCTCGAACGGAACGAACGATAGGACCCGTGGCGTGAACTGGCTGTCGAGCCAGGGGTGCAACTGA
- a CDS encoding PKD domain-containing protein encodes MHRLLRRSLLAFLLLCLGSSCGPSPEADTQAPSNVQITNVTQGEIITGTRRLQGSAEDDSGRVARMEFRVSRTLVCADGTTRGSGAIFACNWNSSTAPEGNYQLIATAYDAAGNATSSEPVSITVPPPPPNQQPTLSAVKATPDVLDEGASTTLAVIASDPDGNTLTYSWTQSPPTPAGRFSDSTAASPTWTAPALTSDQAFTLQVTVSDGKGGTAQDSVDVSVTNLPENQAPTISAVTATPDTLDEGESTTLAVTANDPEGNTLTYSWTQSPPTPAGRFSDSTAANPTWTAPALTGDQTFTLQVTVSDGKGGTVQDSVEVPVTSVNTPPVVDAAITASATVVAGDSLKLSIGATDPDGDALKYAWTTTPVDAGTFLGGTTATSARWQSLDISANRVVTFQVTVSDDRSSVTRSVDVQVTVPTYAQVQQVWDATCTACHNAKSASGGLNLAADSSYDALVDSPGTSSACSAFKRVAPGLPNASLLVQKISGTTCGPRMPEKAPEYFDKNPGLLTRIRSWILAGAPSD; translated from the coding sequence ATGCACAGGCTTCTCCGAAGGTCGCTGCTCGCGTTCCTGCTCCTGTGTCTCGGGAGCAGCTGTGGTCCCTCCCCTGAAGCGGACACCCAGGCTCCGTCCAACGTCCAGATCACCAACGTGACGCAGGGAGAGATCATCACGGGCACACGGAGGCTCCAGGGCTCCGCCGAGGACGATTCCGGCCGTGTGGCGCGGATGGAGTTCCGCGTCTCCCGCACCCTCGTTTGCGCGGACGGTACGACGCGGGGCTCGGGGGCGATCTTCGCCTGCAACTGGAATTCGAGCACTGCCCCAGAGGGAAATTACCAGCTCATCGCCACGGCCTACGATGCGGCGGGTAATGCCACGAGCTCCGAGCCCGTCTCCATCACCGTTCCTCCTCCCCCGCCCAATCAACAGCCCACCCTCTCCGCGGTGAAGGCCACGCCGGACGTGCTCGACGAGGGCGCGAGCACCACCCTCGCGGTGATCGCCAGCGATCCGGATGGAAACACGCTCACCTACTCCTGGACGCAGAGCCCGCCCACGCCCGCGGGCAGATTCAGCGACAGCACCGCGGCGAGCCCCACCTGGACGGCCCCCGCGCTCACCAGCGACCAGGCCTTCACCCTCCAGGTCACCGTCTCGGATGGCAAGGGAGGCACGGCCCAGGACAGCGTGGACGTGTCCGTGACGAACCTCCCCGAGAATCAAGCGCCCACGATCTCCGCCGTGACGGCCACGCCAGACACGCTCGACGAGGGCGAGAGCACCACCCTCGCGGTGACCGCCAACGATCCGGAAGGAAATACGCTCACCTACTCCTGGACGCAGAGCCCGCCCACGCCCGCGGGCAGATTCAGCGACAGCACCGCGGCGAACCCCACCTGGACGGCCCCCGCGCTCACCGGCGACCAGACCTTCACCCTTCAGGTCACTGTCTCGGATGGCAAGGGAGGCACGGTCCAGGACAGCGTGGAGGTGCCAGTGACGAGCGTCAACACCCCGCCCGTCGTGGATGCGGCCATCACTGCGTCCGCTACGGTGGTCGCGGGGGACTCCCTGAAGCTCTCCATCGGCGCCACGGATCCGGACGGAGACGCCCTCAAATACGCCTGGACGACGACTCCCGTGGACGCGGGCACGTTCTTGGGCGGCACTACCGCCACCTCGGCGAGGTGGCAATCCCTGGATATCAGCGCCAACAGGGTCGTCACCTTCCAGGTCACCGTGTCCGATGACAGGAGTTCCGTCACGCGCTCGGTGGACGTGCAAGTCACCGTTCCCACCTACGCACAGGTTCAGCAGGTATGGGATGCCACGTGCACGGCCTGCCACAACGCCAAGAGCGCCTCGGGTGGATTGAACCTGGCCGCGGACAGCTCCTACGACGCACTTGTCGACAGCCCTGGCACCAGCTCGGCCTGCTCCGCCTTCAAGCGCGTGGCACCAGGGCTCCCGAACGCCTCGCTGCTCGTGCAGAAGATCAGCGGCACCACGTGTGGCCCCCGGATGCCGGAGAAGGCCCCCGAATACTTCGACAAAAACCCCGGCCTCCTCACCCGCATCCGCTCGTGGATTCTGGCCGGGGCTCCCAGCGACTGA
- a CDS encoding glycoside hydrolase family 76 protein, with protein sequence MKQRLLSFLVATLVLAYAPGAIALTPTEKNLAVDSYNNAFYVANGGNGYFVVDTNRGVPGRFHFWKVCEQIEAVEDAYDRTGNPGYRDMVFSLLNGLNNVVSGTTDFASWNEYNDDVMWAVIALTRGYEITGHRPFLDQAQWQFNKVWSRAWDNQLGGGLWWRTDKQTKNACVNGPAAIAAMLLARNTVNTGYRAQADQIYNWLRSTLFNPSTGQVADHIQANGTKVWWAFTYNQGTFAGASTLLYQATGNASYRDAGGLAVNWTRRNLTGQHLADILNDEYDANGGHGDTAGFKGIFVRWAGKWAGAANDASIKSWLSNNANTAWAYRNSSGVMWGQWWRRTPDNYVTSWEASPGLAVTQSPY encoded by the coding sequence ATGAAGCAGCGGCTCCTGAGTTTCCTGGTCGCGACCCTTGTCCTGGCGTACGCGCCCGGCGCCATCGCCCTCACCCCCACGGAAAAGAACCTGGCGGTCGACTCCTACAACAACGCCTTCTATGTGGCGAACGGCGGGAACGGCTACTTCGTGGTCGACACGAACCGCGGCGTGCCTGGCCGGTTCCACTTCTGGAAGGTCTGCGAGCAGATCGAGGCGGTCGAGGACGCCTACGACCGGACTGGCAATCCGGGCTACCGCGACATGGTGTTCTCACTGCTCAACGGGTTGAACAACGTCGTGAGCGGAACCACGGACTTCGCGTCGTGGAACGAGTACAACGATGATGTCATGTGGGCGGTCATCGCCCTGACCCGCGGCTACGAGATCACCGGTCATCGGCCGTTCCTGGATCAAGCGCAGTGGCAGTTCAACAAGGTCTGGAGCCGCGCTTGGGACAACCAGCTCGGGGGGGGCCTCTGGTGGCGCACGGACAAGCAGACCAAGAATGCTTGCGTGAACGGTCCGGCCGCCATCGCCGCGATGTTGCTCGCCCGGAACACCGTCAATACCGGGTACCGGGCGCAAGCCGACCAGATCTACAACTGGCTCCGTTCGACCCTCTTCAATCCCTCGACCGGGCAGGTCGCCGATCACATCCAGGCCAACGGAACGAAGGTCTGGTGGGCCTTCACCTACAATCAGGGAACCTTCGCTGGCGCGTCGACCCTTCTCTACCAGGCGACCGGAAACGCGAGCTATCGCGACGCGGGCGGGCTGGCGGTGAACTGGACCCGGCGCAACCTGACGGGCCAGCACCTCGCCGACATCCTCAACGACGAGTACGATGCCAACGGCGGCCACGGAGATACCGCTGGGTTCAAGGGCATCTTCGTTCGGTGGGCGGGCAAGTGGGCCGGCGCGGCCAATGACGCTTCGATCAAGAGCTGGCTGAGCAACAACGCGAACACCGCCTGGGCGTACCGGAACTCGTCCGGCGTGATGTGGGGCCAGTGGTGGCGGCGAACCCCGGACAACTACGTCACGTCCTGGGAAGCGAGCCCCGGCCTCGCGGTCACGCAGAGCCCGTATTGA
- a CDS encoding RICIN domain-containing protein, with amino-acid sequence MRGAASRLLLLSLVGAITPSCGVATSDSGLDEVIGGVVEALSVDTSKTYNLVGVGSDKCVQPRGGNTGAGTDAVISTCSGGAAQQFQFIAQSGGYYSIKNVSSGLCLDVTDASTSSGALIKQWSCSGGAYQQFLIEDTGGGTVRLTARHSGLVMDVIGGGTSSGTGLQQWGWGGSTNQKFKLVASGTSGGGDPCTLSLSDKPNGFAAEAGGTTGGGSATPLQVTTTSQLKQYLEDTQPRVLHILNDLDFRTTARTVSGCEKKASCDALGKSIKEFRVSSTCNPDEVPSTRTRNETTINVKSNKTVIGMGDGVTLYGVSFNLGSQENLIFRNLAIRDVNPGLIEAGDGFTLTSSKHVWIDHCSFALISDGYIDVGTTADATSIHPDYITLSWSYIDGRTPYQCGGQHSFVNFANNAKMTWHHNWYDTSSGRNPKLGGALMQAHLYNNYWLNTAYFCITAAENAQARVESNYFENASRPHWLQAPGAIAIDSGNVYSGTSATSYRDVGGSVFTVPYSYTKDSGTTAKERVKACSGPQRIQ; translated from the coding sequence ATGCGTGGAGCCGCTTCTCGATTGTTGCTGCTGTCCCTCGTGGGTGCCATCACGCCGAGCTGCGGGGTGGCCACCTCCGATAGCGGGTTGGACGAGGTCATCGGAGGCGTCGTCGAGGCGCTCTCCGTCGATACCAGCAAGACGTACAACCTCGTCGGAGTGGGAAGCGACAAGTGCGTACAGCCCAGGGGCGGTAATACGGGCGCTGGTACCGACGCGGTGATCTCGACCTGCAGCGGGGGAGCAGCCCAGCAGTTCCAATTCATCGCGCAGTCGGGCGGCTACTACAGCATCAAGAATGTCTCCAGTGGCCTGTGCCTCGACGTCACGGATGCATCGACGAGCAGTGGCGCTCTGATCAAGCAGTGGTCCTGCTCGGGCGGGGCCTACCAGCAGTTCCTGATCGAAGACACCGGCGGAGGTACGGTGAGGCTGACAGCTCGTCACAGCGGCCTGGTGATGGACGTCATCGGCGGGGGGACGAGCAGCGGGACGGGGCTACAGCAGTGGGGTTGGGGGGGCTCGACGAACCAGAAGTTCAAGCTGGTGGCCAGCGGCACGAGTGGGGGTGGCGATCCCTGCACCCTCTCCCTCTCCGACAAACCCAACGGCTTCGCCGCCGAAGCGGGTGGCACCACGGGTGGAGGAAGTGCCACCCCGCTCCAGGTCACGACGACGAGCCAGCTCAAGCAATACCTGGAGGATACCCAGCCCCGCGTGCTCCACATCCTGAATGATCTGGACTTCAGGACCACGGCGCGCACCGTGTCAGGATGCGAGAAGAAGGCGTCCTGTGACGCCCTGGGCAAATCCATCAAGGAGTTCCGGGTCTCGAGCACCTGCAACCCGGACGAGGTGCCCTCCACCCGTACGCGCAACGAGACCACCATCAACGTCAAATCGAACAAGACGGTGATTGGCATGGGCGACGGCGTCACGCTTTACGGCGTGTCGTTCAACCTCGGAAGCCAGGAGAATTTGATCTTCCGCAATCTCGCCATCCGCGACGTGAACCCAGGCCTCATCGAGGCGGGTGACGGGTTCACACTCACCTCGTCGAAACACGTGTGGATCGACCACTGCTCGTTCGCGCTCATCAGCGATGGCTACATCGACGTTGGCACCACGGCCGACGCGACCAGCATCCATCCCGATTACATCACGCTCTCGTGGAGCTACATCGATGGGCGGACTCCGTACCAGTGTGGCGGGCAACACAGCTTCGTGAACTTCGCCAATAACGCCAAGATGACCTGGCACCACAACTGGTACGACACCAGCTCGGGAAGAAACCCGAAGCTCGGCGGCGCGCTGATGCAGGCCCACCTCTACAACAACTACTGGCTCAACACGGCCTACTTCTGCATCACCGCCGCGGAGAACGCGCAAGCGCGCGTCGAGAGCAACTACTTCGAGAACGCGAGCAGGCCGCATTGGCTCCAAGCGCCGGGCGCGATCGCCATCGACAGCGGGAACGTCTACTCCGGCACTTCGGCGACCAGCTACCGGGACGTCGGCGGCAGCGTGTTCACGGTCCCCTACTCATACACCAAGGACAGTGGCACGACCGCGAAGGAGCGCGTCAAGGCGTGCTCTGGACCGCAGCGGATTCAGTAG